The Clarias gariepinus isolate MV-2021 ecotype Netherlands chromosome 4, CGAR_prim_01v2, whole genome shotgun sequence genome window below encodes:
- the LOC128520058 gene encoding carcinoembryonic antigen-related cell adhesion molecule 1-like: MEQAVVFSLIISFLPGFSQQLNLFPQGAINKVLGTNVYFSTVNVFQPITAIRWEFNGNEMVRYSLLESTIVNPIYDSRLSLKTNLGELQLSRLTLADSGRYTLNITFESGSWSQDHVFLQVFDSVYSLTMTGPQGILIEYSSANFTCSGSGTIITTVWMKETNILYPSNSITFFNDNRTMVINPVKRTDSGIYCCVMSNPISSSFAVSNRITVNYGPDVKILGVDTLNEGSDILLLCSPDSFPPATVIWTVKGMSAGNDSLFVKENSSPSDSGDYNCTCWNNVTGITASAVKAVTVKIASSRLAPGAEAGITLGVICALVILGVSIFFLVRHLKKPAERVRRPISAPQINPAFNHNSGVAQDNFHGQIRSKQNFNTVKNKIFVQGVNC; this comes from the exons ATGGAGCAAGCTGTGGTGTTTAGTCTAATCATAAGCTTCCTACCAG GATTCAGTCAACAGTTAAACCTGTTTCCACAAGGAGCAATCAATAAGGTCTTAGGAACAAATGTGTATTTTTCCACCGTCAATGTCTTTCAACCTATAACAGCTATCAGATGGGAGTTCAATGGCAATGAGATGGTCAGATACAGCCTTCTAGAATCTACGATAGTGAACCCAATATACGATAGTAGACTCTCTTTGAAAACTAATTTAGGAGAACTGCAACTAAGTCGTCTGACCTTGGCGGACTCTGGACGGTACACCTTGAACATAACATTTGAAAGTGGTTCATGGAGTCAAGACCATGTTTTCCTGCAGGTGTTTG ACTCAGTGTATAGTTTAACAATGACCGGCCCTCAGGGCATTCTCATCGAATATAGCAGCGCCAACTTCACCTGTTCCGGAAGTGGCACCATCATTACTACAGTGTGGATGAAGGAGACTAATATTTTATATCCTAGCAACAGCATCACATTCTTCAATGACAACAGAACAATGGTGATTAACCCGGTGAAGAGAACAGACAGTGGTATTTACTGTTGTGTAATGAGTAACCCTATCAGCTCTAGCTTCGCTGTCAGTAACAGGATCACTGTTAACT ATGGACCAGATGTAAAGATATTAGGTGTAGACACTTTAAACGAAGGCTCAGATATCCTCCTCCTCTGCTCCCCTGACTCTTTTCCTCCTGCCACTGTTATATGGACAGTGAAAGGCATGTCTGCTGGAAACGACTCCCTGTTTGTCAAAGAGAACAGCAGTCCAAGTGATAGTGGAGATTATAACTGTACTTGCTGGAACAATGTCACTGGGATCACAGCCTCTGCAGTTAAAGCTGTGACTGTAAAAA ttgcATCCTCTAGGCTTGCTCCAGGTGCAGAAGCGGGTATTACATTGGGTGTTATTTGTGCTTTAGTTATATTGGGTGTGAGCATTTTTTTCCTCGTACGCCACCTTAA aaaacCTGCTGAGCGTGTAAGAAGGCCTATATCAG CTCCACAAATAAATCCAGCATTTAATCATAACAGTGGGGTGGCACAGGACAACTTTCATGGTCAAATTAGAAGTAAGCAGAACTTTAATACAGtgaagaataaaatatttgtccAAGGAGTAAATTGTTAA
- the fdps gene encoding farnesyl pyrophosphate synthase, which translates to MGDISCGKAAHLSDPQHFDRYFEKLLCELTEQDFTDPVLADALKRLREVLQYNATGGKRNRGLSVIGSLRELVPPSKLAPEEVERALLVGWCIELLQAFFLVADDIMDASVTRRGQPCWYKKEGIGLDAINDAFLLEGSIYRLLRRHCRQQPYYVHLLELFTETSFQTELGQALDLMTAPPHKIDLNRFSMDRYKAIVKYKTAFYSFYLPVAAAMYMAGIDSEVEHLNAKHILLEMGEFFQIQDDYLDCYGDPAVTGKIGTDIQDNKCSWLVVTALKVMTPEQRVELETCYGRSDVESVERVKALYDTLEMPVRYHQYEEESYLRLQNLIQCYAQNLPHAVFLNFAKKIYKRNK; encoded by the exons ATG GGAGACATCAGTTGCGGTAAAGCTGCCCACTTGTCAGACCCACAGCATTTTGACAGATACTTTGAGAAGCTGCTGTGTGAGTTGACAGAGCAGGACTTCACAGACCCGGTGCTTGCTGATGCTCTCAAAAGACTGAGAGAG GTGCTGCAGTACAATGCCACAGGAGGCAAGAGGAACCGTGGCTTGTCTGTGATTGGCTCATTACGAGAGTTGGTCCCGCCCTCCAAGCTGGCACCTGAAGAAGTGGAGCGTGCCTTGTTGGTCGGATGGTGCATTGAATTG CTGCAAGCTTTCTTCTTGGTAGCCGATGATATAATGGATGCATCAGTAACACGGAGAGGTCAGCCATGCTGGTATAAAAAG GAAGGCATTGGCCTGGATGCTATTAATGATGCTTTTCTGCTGGAGGGTTCCATCTATCGCCTTCTGCGCAGGCATTGCAGACAGCAGCCTTACTACGTCCATTTGTTGGAGCTTTTtactgag ACATCATTCCAGACAGAGCTGGGGCAAGCTCTCGATCTGATGACTGCCCCCCCACACAAGATCGACTTAAACCGCTTTTCCATGGACAG gtaTAAAGCCATAGTGAAATACAAAACTGCATTCTACTCTTTTTATCTTCCAGTGGCTGCAGCCATGTACATG GCAGGAATCGACAGCGAAGTGGAACATCTCAATGCTAAACACATTTTGCTCGAAATGGGGGAGTTCTTTCAGATACAG GATGATTATTTGGATTGCTATGGAGACCCTGCAGTAACAGGAAAGATTGGCACTGATATCCAGGACAATAAGTGCAGCTGGCTTGTGGTGACAGCACTAAAGGTGATGACCCCTGAGCAGAGAGTGGAGCTAGAG acATGTTATGGGCGGAGTGATGTGGAGAGTGTAGAGCGAGTGAAGGCACTGTACGACACTTTGGAAATGCCTGTCCGATACCACCAGTACGAGGAAGAAAGCTACCTGCGACTGCAAAACCTCATCCAGTGTTATGCTCAAAACCTTCCCCATGCAGTTTTTCTAAACTTTGCAAAGAAAATctataaaagaaacaaatga